The genomic region catggtgacacatactacacatacacacctagacatggagacacatactacacatacacatcTAGGAATGGagacacatactacacatacacacctagacaTGGAAACACATAGTACACATATACACCTAGGAATGGagacacatactacacatacacacctagacatggagacacatactacacatacacacctagacatggagacacatactacacatacacacctagccatggagacacatactacacatacacacctagacatggagacacatactacacatacacacctagacatggtgacacatactacacatacacacctagacatggagacacatactacacatacacacctaggaatggagacacatactacacatacacacctagacaTGGAAACACATAGTACACATATACATCTAGGAATGGTgacacatactacacatacacacctagacatggagacacatactacacatacacacctaggaatggagacacatactacacatacacacctagacaTGGAAACACATACTACACATATACACCTAGACATGGAGACACAtagtacacatacacacctagacatggagacacatactacacatacacacctaggaatggagacacatactacacatacacacctaggcatggagacacatactacacatatacacctagacatggagacacatagtacacatacacacctaggcatggagacacatactacacatacacacctagacatggagacacatactacacatacacacctaggcatggagacacatactacacatacacacctaggcatggagacacatactacacatacacacctaggcatggagacacatactacacatacacacctaggcatggagacacatactacacatacacacctaggcatggagacacatactacacatacacacctaggcatggagacacatactacacatacacacctaggcATGGAGACACAtagtacacatacacacctaggcatggagacacatactacacatacacacct from Oncorhynchus keta strain PuntledgeMale-10-30-2019 chromosome 18, Oket_V2, whole genome shotgun sequence harbors:
- the LOC118397495 gene encoding uncharacterized protein LOC118397495 isoform X24 encodes the protein MSRCVCVVCVSMPRCVCVVCVSIPRCVCVVCVSMPRCVCVVCVSMPRCVCVVCVSMPRCVCVVCVSMPRCVCVVCVSMPRCVCVVCVSMPRCVCVVCVSMPRCVCVVCVSMSRCVCVVCVSMPRCVCVLCVSMSRCICVVCVSMPRCVCVVCVSIPRCVCVVCVSMSRCVCVLCVSMSRCICVVCVSMSRCVCVVCVSIPRCVCVVCVSMSRCVCVVCVTIPRCICVLCVSMSRCVCVVCVSIPRCVCVVCVSMSRCVCVVCVTMSRCVCVVCVSMSRCVCVVCVSMARCVCVVCVSMSRCVCVVCVSMSRCVCVVCVSIPRCICVLCVSMSRCVCVVCVSIPRCVCVVCVSMSRCVCVVCVTMSRCVCVVCVSMSRCVCVVCVSMARCVCVVCVSMSRCVCVVCVSMSRCVCVVCVSMSRCVCVVCVSIPRCVCVVCVSMSRCVCVVCVSIPRCVCVVCVSMSRCVCVVCVSIPRCVCVVCVSMARCVCVVCVSMSRCVCVLCVSMSRCVCVVCVSMPRCVCVVCVSMSRCVYVVLLSIHV
- the LOC118397495 gene encoding uncharacterized protein LOC118397495 isoform X27, yielding MPRCVCVVCVSMPRCVCVVCVSMPRCVCVVCVSMPRCVCVVCVSMPRCVCVVCVSMPRCVCVVCVSMPRCVCVVCVSMPRCVCVVCVSMPRCVCVVCVSMSRCVCVVCVSMPRCVCVLCVSMSRCICVVCVSMPRCVCVVCVSIPRCVCVVCVSMSRCVCVLCVSMSRCICVVCVSMSRCVCVVCVSIPRCVCVVCVSMSRCVCVVCVTIPRCICVLCVSMSRCVCVVCVSIPRCVCVVCVSMSRCVCVVCVTMSRCVCVVCVSMSRCVCVVCVSMARCVCVVCVSMSRCVCVVCVSMSRCVCVVCVSIPRCICVLCVSMSRCVCVVCVSIPRCVCVVCVSMSRCVCVVCVTMSRCVCVVCVSMSRCVCVVCVSMARCVCVVCVSMSRCVCVVCVSMSRCVCVVCVSMSRCVCVVCVSIPRCVCVVCVSMSRCVCVVCVSIPRCVCVVCVSMSRCVCVVCVSIPRCVCVVCVSMARCVCVVCVSMSRCVCVLCVSMSRCVCVVCVSMPRCVCVVCVSMSRCVYVVLLSIHV
- the LOC118397495 gene encoding uncharacterized protein LOC118397495 isoform X20 — encoded protein: MPRCVCVVCVSMPRCVCVVCVSMPRCVCVVCVSMPRCVCVLCVSMPRCVCVVCVSMPRCVCVLCVSMPRCVCVVCVSMPRCVCVVCVSMPRCVCVVCVSMPRCVCVVCVSMPRCVCVVCVSMPRCVCVVCVSMPRCVCVVCVSMPRCVCVVCVSMSRCVCVVCVSMPRCVCVLCVSMSRCICVVCVSMPRCVCVVCVSIPRCVCVVCVSMSRCVCVLCVSMSRCICVVCVSMSRCVCVVCVSIPRCVCVVCVSMSRCVCVVCVTIPRCICVLCVSMSRCVCVVCVSIPRCVCVVCVSMSRCVCVVCVTMSRCVCVVCVSMSRCVCVVCVSMARCVCVVCVSMSRCVCVVCVSMSRCVCVVCVSIPRCICVLCVSMSRCVCVVCVSIPRCVCVVCVSMSRCVCVVCVTMSRCVCVVCVSMSRCVCVVCVSMARCVCVVCVSMSRCVCVVCVSMSRCVCVVCVSMSRCVCVVCVSIPRCVCVVCVSMSRCVCVVCVSIPRCVCVVCVSMSRCVCVVCVSIPRCVCVVCVSMARCVCVVCVSMSRCVCVLCVSMSRCVCVVCVSMPRCVCVVCVSMSRCVYVVLLSIHV
- the LOC118397495 gene encoding uncharacterized protein LOC118397495 isoform X23, with protein sequence MPRCVCVVCVSMPRCVCVVCVSMPRCVCVVCVSMPRCVCVLCVSMPRCVCVVCVSMPRCVCVLCVSMPRCVCVVCVSMPRCVCVVCVSMPRCVCVVCVSMPRCVCVVCVSMPRCVCVVCVSMSRCVCVVCVSMPRCVCVLCVSMSRCICVVCVSMPRCVCVVCVSIPRCVCVVCVSMSRCVCVLCVSMSRCICVVCVSMSRCVCVVCVSIPRCVCVVCVSMSRCVCVVCVTIPRCICVLCVSMSRCVCVVCVSIPRCVCVVCVSMSRCVCVVCVTMSRCVCVVCVSMSRCVCVVCVSMARCVCVVCVSMSRCVCVVCVSMSRCVCVVCVSIPRCICVLCVSMSRCVCVVCVSIPRCVCVVCVSMSRCVCVVCVTMSRCVCVVCVSMSRCVCVVCVSMARCVCVVCVSMSRCVCVVCVSMSRCVCVVCVSMSRCVCVVCVSIPRCVCVVCVSMSRCVCVVCVSIPRCVCVVCVSMSRCVCVVCVSIPRCVCVVCVSMARCVCVVCVSMSRCVCVLCVSMSRCVCVVCVSMPRCVCVVCVSMSRCVYVVLLSIHV
- the LOC118397495 gene encoding uncharacterized protein LOC118397495 isoform X21 produces the protein MPRCVCVVCVSMPRCVCVVCVSMPRCVCVVCVSMPRCVCVLCVSMPRCVCVVCVSMPRCVCVVCVSMPRCVCVVCVSMPRCVCVVCVSMPRCVCVVCVSMPRCVCVVCVSMPRCVCVVCVSMPRCVCVVCVSMSRCVCVVCVSMPRCVCVLCVSMSRCICVVCVSMPRCVCVVCVSIPRCVCVVCVSMSRCVCVLCVSMSRCICVVCVSMSRCVCVVCVSIPRCVCVVCVSMSRCVCVVCVTIPRCICVLCVSMSRCVCVVCVSIPRCVCVVCVSMSRCVCVVCVTMSRCVCVVCVSMSRCVCVVCVSMARCVCVVCVSMSRCVCVVCVSMSRCVCVVCVSIPRCICVLCVSMSRCVCVVCVSIPRCVCVVCVSMSRCVCVVCVTMSRCVCVVCVSMSRCVCVVCVSMARCVCVVCVSMSRCVCVVCVSMSRCVCVVCVSMSRCVCVVCVSIPRCVCVVCVSMSRCVCVVCVSIPRCVCVVCVSMSRCVCVVCVSIPRCVCVVCVSMARCVCVVCVSMSRCVCVLCVSMSRCVCVVCVSMPRCVCVVCVSMSRCVYVVLLSIHV
- the LOC118397495 gene encoding uncharacterized protein LOC118397495 isoform X22; amino-acid sequence: MPRCVCVVCVSMPRCVCVVCVSMPRCVCVVCVSMPRCVCVLCVSMPRCVCVVCVSMPRCVCVLCVSMPRCVCVVCVSMPRCVCVVCVSMPRCVCVVCVSMPRCVCVVCVSMPRCVCVVCVSMPRCVCVVCVSMSRCVCVVCVSMPRCVCVLCVSMSRCICVVCVSMPRCVCVVCVSIPRCVCVVCVSMSRCVCVLCVSMSRCICVVCVSMSRCVCVVCVSIPRCVCVVCVSMSRCVCVVCVTIPRCICVLCVSMSRCVCVVCVSIPRCVCVVCVSMSRCVCVVCVTMSRCVCVVCVSMSRCVCVVCVSMARCVCVVCVSMSRCVCVVCVSMSRCVCVVCVSIPRCICVLCVSMSRCVCVVCVSIPRCVCVVCVSMSRCVCVVCVTMSRCVCVVCVSMSRCVCVVCVSMARCVCVVCVSMSRCVCVVCVSMSRCVCVVCVSMSRCVCVVCVSIPRCVCVVCVSMSRCVCVVCVSIPRCVCVVCVSMSRCVCVVCVSIPRCVCVVCVSMARCVCVVCVSMSRCVCVLCVSMSRCVCVVCVSMPRCVCVVCVSMSRCVYVVLLSIHV
- the LOC118397495 gene encoding uncharacterized protein LOC118397495 isoform X25, translating into MPRCVCVVCVSMPRCVCVVCVSMPRCVCVVCVSMPRCVCVLCVSMPRCVCVVCVSMPRCVCVVCVSMPRCVCVVCVSMPRCVCVVCVSMPRCVCVVCVSMPRCVCVVCVSMSRCVCVVCVSMPRCVCVLCVSMSRCICVVCVSMPRCVCVVCVSIPRCVCVVCVSMSRCVCVLCVSMSRCICVVCVSMSRCVCVVCVSIPRCVCVVCVSMSRCVCVVCVTIPRCICVLCVSMSRCVCVVCVSIPRCVCVVCVSMSRCVCVVCVTMSRCVCVVCVSMSRCVCVVCVSMARCVCVVCVSMSRCVCVVCVSMSRCVCVVCVSIPRCICVLCVSMSRCVCVVCVSIPRCVCVVCVSMSRCVCVVCVTMSRCVCVVCVSMSRCVCVVCVSMARCVCVVCVSMSRCVCVVCVSMSRCVCVVCVSMSRCVCVVCVSIPRCVCVVCVSMSRCVCVVCVSIPRCVCVVCVSMSRCVCVVCVSIPRCVCVVCVSMARCVCVVCVSMSRCVCVLCVSMSRCVCVVCVSMPRCVCVVCVSMSRCVYVVLLSIHV
- the LOC118397495 gene encoding uncharacterized protein LOC118397495 isoform X18, which produces MSRCVCVVCVSMPRCVCVVCVSIPRCVCVVCVSMPRCVCVVCVSIPRCVCVVCVSIPRCVCVVCVSIPRCVCVVCVSMPRCVCVLCVSMPRCVCVVCVSMPRCVCVVCVSMPRCVCVVCVSMPRCVCVVCVSMPRCVCVVCVSMPRCVCVVCVSMPRCVCVVCVSMSRCVCVVCVSMPRCVCVLCVSMSRCICVVCVSMPRCVCVVCVSIPRCVCVVCVSMSRCVCVLCVSMSRCICVVCVSMSRCVCVVCVSIPRCVCVVCVSMSRCVCVVCVTIPRCICVLCVSMSRCVCVVCVSIPRCVCVVCVSMSRCVCVVCVTMSRCVCVVCVSMSRCVCVVCVSMARCVCVVCVSMSRCVCVVCVSMSRCVCVVCVSIPRCICVLCVSMSRCVCVVCVSIPRCVCVVCVSMSRCVCVVCVTMSRCVCVVCVSMSRCVCVVCVSMARCVCVVCVSMSRCVCVVCVSMSRCVCVVCVSMSRCVCVVCVSIPRCVCVVCVSMSRCVCVVCVSIPRCVCVVCVSMSRCVCVVCVSIPRCVCVVCVSMARCVCVVCVSMSRCVCVLCVSMSRCVCVVCVSMPRCVCVVCVSMSRCVYVVLLSIHV
- the LOC118397495 gene encoding uncharacterized protein LOC118397495 isoform X32, with the translated sequence MPRCVCVVCVSMPRCVCVVCVSMPRCVCVVCVSMPRCVCVVCVSMPRCVCVVCVSMPRCVCVVCVSMPRCVCVVCVSMSRCVCVVCVSMPRCVCVLCVSMSRCICVVCVSMPRCVCVVCVSIPRCVCVVCVSMSRCVCVLCVSMSRCICVVCVSMSRCVCVVCVSIPRCVCVVCVSMSRCVCVVCVTIPRCICVLCVSMSRCVCVVCVSIPRCVCVVCVSMSRCVCVVCVTMSRCVCVVCVSMSRCVCVVCVSMARCVCVVCVSMSRCVCVVCVSMSRCVCVVCVSIPRCICVLCVSMSRCVCVVCVSIPRCVCVVCVSMSRCVCVVCVTMSRCVCVVCVSMSRCVCVVCVSMARCVCVVCVSMSRCVCVVCVSMSRCVCVVCVSMSRCVCVVCVSIPRCVCVVCVSMSRCVCVVCVSIPRCVCVVCVSMSRCVCVVCVSIPRCVCVVCVSMARCVCVVCVSMSRCVCVLCVSMSRCVCVVCVSMPRCVCVVCVSMSRCVYVVLLSIHV
- the LOC118397495 gene encoding uncharacterized protein LOC118397495 isoform X19, producing the protein MSRCVCVVCVSMPRCVCVVCVSIPRCVCVVCVSMPRCVCVVCVSIPRCVCVVCVSIPRCVCVVCVSIPRCVCVVCVSMPRCVCVLCVSMPRCVCVVCVSMPRCVCVVCVSMPRCVCVVCVSMPRCVCVVCVSMPRCVCVVCVSMPRCVCVVCVSMPRCVCVVCVSMSRCVCVVCVSMPRCVCVLCVSMSRCICVVCVSMPRCVCVVCVSIPRCVCVVCVSMSRCVCVLCVSMSRCICVVCVSMSRCVCVVCVSIPRCVCVVCVSMSRCVCVVCVTIPRCICVLCVSMSRCVCVVCVSIPRCVCVVCVSMSRCVCVVCVTMSRCVCVVCVSMSRCVCVVCVSMARCVCVVCVSMSRCVCVVCVSMSRCVCVVCVSIPRCICVLCVSMSRCVCVVCVSIPRCVCVVCVSMSRCVCVVCVTMSRCVCVVCVSMSRCVCVVCVSMARCVCVVCVSMSRCVCVVCVSMSRCVCVVCVSMSRCVCVVCVSIPRCVCVVCVSMSRCVCVVCVSIPRCVCVVCVSMSRCVCVVCVSIPRCVCVVCVSMARCVCVVCVSMSRCVCVLCVSMSRCVCVVCVSMPRCVCVVCVSMSRCVYVVLLSIHV
- the LOC118397495 gene encoding uncharacterized protein LOC118397495 isoform X28 encodes the protein MPRCVCVVCVSMPRCVCVVCVSMPRCVCVVCVSMPRCVCVLCVSMPRCVCVVCVSMPRCVCVVCVSMPRCVCVVCVSMPRCVCVVCVSMPRCVCVVCVSMSRCVCVVCVSMPRCVCVLCVSMSRCICVVCVSMPRCVCVVCVSIPRCVCVVCVSMSRCVCVLCVSMSRCICVVCVSMSRCVCVVCVSIPRCVCVVCVSMSRCVCVVCVTIPRCICVLCVSMSRCVCVVCVSIPRCVCVVCVSMSRCVCVVCVTMSRCVCVVCVSMSRCVCVVCVSMARCVCVVCVSMSRCVCVVCVSMSRCVCVVCVSIPRCICVLCVSMSRCVCVVCVSIPRCVCVVCVSMSRCVCVVCVTMSRCVCVVCVSMSRCVCVVCVSMARCVCVVCVSMSRCVCVVCVSMSRCVCVVCVSMSRCVCVVCVSIPRCVCVVCVSMSRCVCVVCVSIPRCVCVVCVSMSRCVCVVCVSIPRCVCVVCVSMARCVCVVCVSMSRCVCVLCVSMSRCVCVVCVSMPRCVCVVCVSMSRCVYVVLLSIHV
- the LOC118397495 gene encoding uncharacterized protein LOC118397495 isoform X29, coding for MPRCVCVVCVSMPRCVCVVCVSMPRCVCVVCVSMPRCVCVVCVSMPRCVCVVCVSMPRCVCVVCVSMPRCVCVVCVSMPRCVCVVCVSMSRCVCVVCVSMPRCVCVLCVSMSRCICVVCVSMPRCVCVVCVSIPRCVCVVCVSMSRCVCVLCVSMSRCICVVCVSMSRCVCVVCVSIPRCVCVVCVSMSRCVCVVCVTIPRCICVLCVSMSRCVCVVCVSIPRCVCVVCVSMSRCVCVVCVTMSRCVCVVCVSMSRCVCVVCVSMARCVCVVCVSMSRCVCVVCVSMSRCVCVVCVSIPRCICVLCVSMSRCVCVVCVSIPRCVCVVCVSMSRCVCVVCVTMSRCVCVVCVSMSRCVCVVCVSMARCVCVVCVSMSRCVCVVCVSMSRCVCVVCVSMSRCVCVVCVSIPRCVCVVCVSMSRCVCVVCVSIPRCVCVVCVSMSRCVCVVCVSIPRCVCVVCVSMARCVCVVCVSMSRCVCVLCVSMSRCVCVVCVSMPRCVCVVCVSMSRCVYVVLLSIHV
- the LOC118397495 gene encoding uncharacterized protein LOC118397495 isoform X30; translation: MPRCVCVVCVSMPRCVCVVCVSMPRCVCVVCVSMPRCVCVLCVSMPRCVCVVCVSMPRCVCVVCVSMPRCVCVVCVSMPRCVCVVCVSMSRCVCVVCVSMPRCVCVLCVSMSRCICVVCVSMPRCVCVVCVSIPRCVCVVCVSMSRCVCVLCVSMSRCICVVCVSMSRCVCVVCVSIPRCVCVVCVSMSRCVCVVCVTIPRCICVLCVSMSRCVCVVCVSIPRCVCVVCVSMSRCVCVVCVTMSRCVCVVCVSMSRCVCVVCVSMARCVCVVCVSMSRCVCVVCVSMSRCVCVVCVSIPRCICVLCVSMSRCVCVVCVSIPRCVCVVCVSMSRCVCVVCVTMSRCVCVVCVSMSRCVCVVCVSMARCVCVVCVSMSRCVCVVCVSMSRCVCVVCVSMSRCVCVVCVSIPRCVCVVCVSMSRCVCVVCVSIPRCVCVVCVSMSRCVCVVCVSIPRCVCVVCVSMARCVCVVCVSMSRCVCVLCVSMSRCVCVVCVSMPRCVCVVCVSMSRCVYVVLLSIHV
- the LOC118397495 gene encoding uncharacterized protein LOC118397495 isoform X26 gives rise to the protein MPRCVCVVCVSMPRCVCVVCVSMPRCVCVVCVSMPRCVCVLCVSMPRCVCVVCVSMPRCVCVLCVSMPRCVCVVCVSMPRCVCVVCVSMPRCVCVVCVSMPRCVCVVCVSMSRCVCVVCVSMPRCVCVLCVSMSRCICVVCVSMPRCVCVVCVSIPRCVCVVCVSMSRCVCVLCVSMSRCICVVCVSMSRCVCVVCVSIPRCVCVVCVSMSRCVCVVCVTIPRCICVLCVSMSRCVCVVCVSIPRCVCVVCVSMSRCVCVVCVTMSRCVCVVCVSMSRCVCVVCVSMARCVCVVCVSMSRCVCVVCVSMSRCVCVVCVSIPRCICVLCVSMSRCVCVVCVSIPRCVCVVCVSMSRCVCVVCVTMSRCVCVVCVSMSRCVCVVCVSMARCVCVVCVSMSRCVCVVCVSMSRCVCVVCVSMSRCVCVVCVSIPRCVCVVCVSMSRCVCVVCVSIPRCVCVVCVSMSRCVCVVCVSIPRCVCVVCVSMARCVCVVCVSMSRCVCVLCVSMSRCVCVVCVSMPRCVCVVCVSMSRCVYVVLLSIHV